AACTGTTTTAGAAAAAACTATTCCTTATACAAAAAATGGAATAATCAAATTCCCTTGGAAGGTTCTAATTCTTTCTGCAAAAAAACGATAACAAAAACTGTTGGGTGTTTTCCAATTTTTCATTGGAGCATATACTACAACAAGATGACTCCACATGATCTTGTTTAATTGGTGTTATAGTTAGATGGGTGTATGTGTAAGAGGACAGCCCACTCGAGCCCTACAGGATAATCAGTTCTTTTGTGAACTTGTGCATGTTAATCGGTTTTTGCTGCACAATCACAGAGTCTTCGATTCGTACGCCAAACCTATTTGGAATGTAGATTCCCGGCTCTACTGTGATTACCATGTTTTTTTTCAGAATAGTGGTACTTTTTTGAGAAATAGTTGGAAACTCGTGGACCTCAAGACCGATCCCATGGCCTGTTGAGTGTATGAAATATTTTCCATAGCTGTTCAGGTTGATGTGTTCCCTACATGCATCGTCAATGCTTTTGCATGAAACATTGGGTTTTACAGCTTGCAGGCCAAGTTTTTGCGATTCTTTTACAATTTCATAGACTTCTTTTGCCTGGTCTGAGACCTTGCCTAGGCCAAATGTTCTTGTGGCGTCGCTGACATAGCCCTTGTATCGCAGCGTAAGATCAATTACTATGAGATCACCACTTGCAAATTTTCTTCCTGTAACTTGGGCGTGCGGCAATGCGCCATTAGGGCCGCCAGCAATAATAAGTGGATTCAGAGTAGAGCGATAGCCAGTTGCAAACATGTCCTGCTCCATTGCAAACGCCATTAGTTTTGCCTGCAACTCAGACTCGCGTAATCCTTTTACTATTTTTTTAGTACAAAGCTCATACATGTCGTCTAGAATTTTGGATGCTTTTCTGAGAACTACTATCTCGGATTCATCCTTTATTTCGCGGGCTCGATAGAAAGGTTCAGTAGAATGCTTTATTTTTGGTATAGATTTTTTGAGTAATTCCATTGTATCATAATTTTGGCAGTCGGTGCAGACCTTTTTGCCATTGATTTTTTTGAGTAGAGTAGATAACAAACCCATTCCACGCTCTGATGTTATAACATCACAATCAATGGCGTCGTCCTTTGCGCGACCCACTTCTAATTCCGGTGCAATTATGGAGGTGTCACCGTTTTTTTCTAAAACCCCGATTGCCTCACCCCAAAATCCAGTCAGATAAAACAGATTTTCTGGATCAAAGCAAACAAGGGTATCACAGCCGATTTTCTGCGCATGGTGTAATA
The DNA window shown above is from Nitrososphaerota archaeon and carries:
- a CDS encoding M24 family metallopeptidase, encoding MKVRRKTLLHHAQKIGCDTLVCFDPENLFYLTGFWGEAIGVLEKNGDTSIIAPELEVGRAKDDAIDCDVITSERGMGLLSTLLKKINGKKVCTDCQNYDTMELLKKSIPKIKHSTEPFYRAREIKDESEIVVLRKASKILDDMYELCTKKIVKGLRESELQAKLMAFAMEQDMFATGYRSTLNPLIIAGGPNGALPHAQVTGRKFASGDLIVIDLTLRYKGYVSDATRTFGLGKVSDQAKEVYEIVKESQKLGLQAVKPNVSCKSIDDACREHINLNSYGKYFIHSTGHGIGLEVHEFPTISQKSTTILKKNMVITVEPGIYIPNRFGVRIEDSVIVQQKPINMHKFTKELIIL